The proteins below are encoded in one region of Caulobacter henricii:
- a CDS encoding OPT family oligopeptide transporter: protein MADAATTPRSEFTVRGVLLGIAITLVFTAAQVYLGLKVGLTFATSIPAAVISMALLRLFRTGTIQENNIVQTIASAAGTLSSVIFVLPGLLMIGWWAEVPFLPTFGASAVGGILGVMYTIPLRRALVTNSDLPYPEGVAAAEVLKVGTGSREGAAEGQAGLLAVAAGTVASALFAALAAAKIFAAEVSAYFKAGAGATGIGASSSLALMGAGHLMGITVGIAMFAGLAIAWGILVPIMTSLHPMEGADAAKHALTVWKTEVRFMGAGVIGAAAIWTLGKLAAPIWSGLTSALDAGKARKAGGAAIPRSEQDIPISIVGLVALLMLAPAGWFLAQFLVGGPIESLSTPLVAIGIGYVVFAGMLAAAVCGYMAGLIGSSNSPVSGIAILTVLGASLMVGAVGRGMIGPDVTKALVAFALYVTTVVLAVAVVANDNLQDLKTGQLVDATPWKQQVALVIGVMAGSIVIPFVLELLNRSNGFAGAPNLHAIANDPLAAPQATLISTLAKGVLGGDLNWGLLGIGALIGAGLVMVDAVLRKSSTGRFSLPPLGVGLAIYLPSSVTAPVVVGALAGWIYEKVVARDKTAEPAKRLGVLVASGFIVGESLFNVALAGLIVATNKGEPLAVPFAPTEHIGMILALIAAAISVFSLYRWARKAAARTAEA, encoded by the coding sequence ATGGCCGACGCCGCCACCACGCCTCGTTCGGAGTTTACCGTTCGCGGCGTCCTGCTCGGGATCGCGATCACCCTCGTCTTCACCGCCGCCCAGGTCTATCTGGGCCTCAAGGTGGGCCTGACCTTCGCGACCTCGATCCCGGCGGCGGTGATCTCGATGGCCCTGCTGCGGCTGTTCAGAACCGGCACGATCCAGGAAAACAACATCGTCCAGACCATCGCCTCGGCGGCGGGCACCCTGTCGTCGGTGATCTTCGTCCTGCCCGGCCTGCTGATGATCGGCTGGTGGGCCGAGGTGCCGTTCCTGCCGACCTTCGGGGCCTCCGCCGTCGGCGGCATCCTGGGCGTCATGTACACGATCCCGCTGCGCCGGGCCCTGGTGACCAATTCCGACCTGCCCTATCCCGAGGGCGTCGCCGCCGCCGAGGTGCTGAAGGTCGGCACCGGATCGCGTGAAGGGGCTGCGGAGGGGCAAGCCGGCCTGCTGGCGGTCGCCGCGGGCACCGTCGCCTCGGCCCTGTTCGCGGCCCTCGCTGCCGCCAAGATCTTTGCCGCCGAGGTCTCGGCCTATTTCAAGGCCGGGGCCGGCGCGACCGGCATCGGCGCATCCAGCTCCCTGGCCCTGATGGGGGCCGGACATCTGATGGGCATCACGGTCGGTATCGCCATGTTCGCCGGCCTCGCCATCGCCTGGGGCATCCTGGTCCCGATCATGACCAGCCTGCATCCGATGGAAGGTGCCGATGCCGCCAAGCACGCTCTGACCGTCTGGAAGACCGAAGTCCGCTTCATGGGTGCCGGCGTGATCGGCGCAGCCGCCATCTGGACCCTGGGCAAGCTGGCCGCCCCGATCTGGAGCGGCCTGACCTCGGCCCTCGACGCCGGCAAGGCCCGCAAGGCCGGCGGCGCGGCCATCCCGCGCTCCGAACAGGACATCCCGATCAGCATCGTCGGCCTCGTCGCCCTGCTGATGCTGGCCCCTGCCGGCTGGTTCCTGGCCCAGTTCCTGGTCGGTGGTCCGATCGAAAGCCTGTCCACGCCCCTCGTCGCCATCGGCATCGGTTATGTCGTGTTCGCCGGCATGCTGGCCGCCGCCGTCTGCGGCTATATGGCCGGCCTGATCGGATCGTCGAACAGCCCGGTCTCTGGCATCGCCATCCTGACGGTGCTGGGGGCCTCGCTGATGGTCGGGGCCGTGGGGCGTGGCATGATCGGACCCGACGTGACCAAGGCCCTGGTCGCCTTCGCCCTCTATGTGACGACTGTCGTCCTGGCCGTCGCCGTGGTCGCCAATGACAACCTGCAGGACCTCAAGACCGGCCAGCTGGTCGACGCCACCCCGTGGAAGCAGCAGGTCGCCCTGGTGATCGGCGTCATGGCCGGCTCGATTGTCATTCCGTTCGTGCTCGAACTGCTGAACCGCTCGAACGGGTTCGCCGGCGCGCCCAATCTCCACGCCATCGCCAATGACCCCCTGGCAGCCCCCCAGGCGACCCTGATCTCGACCCTGGCCAAGGGGGTGCTGGGCGGCGACCTGAACTGGGGTCTGCTGGGAATCGGTGCCCTGATCGGGGCCGGACTGGTCATGGTCGATGCGGTCCTGCGCAAGTCCAGCACCGGCCGGTTCAGCCTGCCGCCCCTGGGCGTGGGCCTGGCCATCTATCTGCCCAGCTCCGTCACCGCCCCGGTGGTGGTCGGTGCCCTGGCCGGCTGGATCTATGAAAAGGTCGTGGCCAGGGACAAGACCGCCGAACCGGCCAAGCGGCTGGGCGTCCTGGTTGCCTCGGGCTTCATCGTCGGCGAGAGCCTGTTCAATGTCGCCCTGGCCGGCCTGATCGTGGCCACCAACAAGGGCGAGCCCCTGGCGGTGCCCTTCGCCCCGACCGAGCACATCGGCATGATCCTGGCCCTGATCGCCGCGGCGATTTCGGTGTTCAGCCTCTACCGCTGGGCCCGCAAGGCGGCGGCCAGGACAGCCGAGGCCTGA
- a CDS encoding glutaminyl-peptide cyclotransferase — protein sequence MRTIVWKGLWLAALLSVGSLAPVQAEEARTDGYTVVKTYPHDPRAFTQGLLWRDGFLYESTGLHGRSSVRKVTLETGVPEQERLIDSRHFGEGLVDWKDRLINLTWQDQMGFIFDINSFERVGEFSYPGEGWGLTRDQTRIIMSDGTSALRFLDPETLKETGRIQVTDDGKPVDNLNELEWVKGEVLANIWQTDRIARIDPATGKVKGWIDLTGLLSVADQAGGHVDVLNGIAYDAATDRLFVTGKLWPKLFEIRLRPNTN from the coding sequence GTGCGCACGATCGTCTGGAAAGGCCTGTGGCTCGCCGCCCTGCTGTCCGTCGGCAGTCTTGCTCCGGTCCAGGCGGAAGAGGCCCGAACCGACGGTTACACCGTGGTGAAGACTTATCCGCATGACCCGCGGGCCTTCACCCAGGGCCTGCTGTGGCGTGACGGCTTTCTCTACGAAAGCACCGGTCTGCATGGTCGGTCCTCGGTCCGAAAGGTGACGCTGGAGACCGGCGTGCCCGAGCAGGAGCGTCTGATCGACAGCCGCCATTTCGGCGAGGGCCTGGTCGACTGGAAGGACCGGCTGATCAACCTGACCTGGCAGGACCAGATGGGGTTCATCTTCGATATCAACAGCTTCGAGCGGGTCGGCGAGTTTTCCTATCCGGGCGAGGGCTGGGGCCTGACCCGAGACCAGACGCGGATCATCATGAGCGACGGCACCTCGGCCCTGCGGTTTCTGGATCCCGAGACGCTGAAAGAGACCGGCCGCATCCAGGTCACCGACGACGGCAAGCCTGTGGATAACCTGAACGAGCTGGAATGGGTGAAGGGAGAGGTGCTGGCCAATATCTGGCAGACCGACCGCATCGCCCGCATTGACCCGGCGACCGGCAAGGTGAAGGGCTGGATCGACCTGACCGGACTACTCAGCGTCGCTGACCAGGCCGGAGGCCACGTCGATGTGCTGAACGGCATTGCCTATGACGCAGCGACCGACCGACTGTTCGTGACGGGAAAGCTCTGGCCCAAGCTGTTCGAGATCCGGTTGCGGCCGAACACGAACTAG
- a CDS encoding GNAT family N-acetyltransferase, with amino-acid sequence MSVHPLDRPVLSAFTGRQAELAILRGCALRLHPDFGLFATTVDDTPQALADLGTLVADHGDTGLVERHAPPPVPGTRVVSSALCLQMTAQTVVPAWATDFEILNLSDADAAEMLALATLTKPGPFFARTHQMGRFVGVRLAGKLVAMAGERMRPDGYTEASGVCVHPDHRGQGYAARLLQEVTTRILARGEQAFLHSYADNTTAIRLYESLGYRGRAEVIFTILTRA; translated from the coding sequence ATGAGCGTGCATCCTCTCGACAGGCCGGTCCTGTCAGCCTTCACCGGCCGGCAGGCGGAGCTCGCGATCCTTCGGGGCTGTGCCCTGAGGCTTCATCCCGACTTTGGCCTGTTCGCCACCACGGTCGATGACACGCCGCAAGCCCTCGCCGATCTCGGCACACTGGTCGCCGACCATGGCGACACCGGCCTGGTCGAACGGCATGCGCCGCCGCCGGTCCCAGGCACCCGGGTCGTCTCCAGCGCCCTGTGCCTGCAAATGACGGCCCAGACGGTCGTGCCGGCGTGGGCCACAGACTTCGAGATCCTCAATCTGTCCGACGCCGACGCGGCCGAGATGTTGGCCTTGGCGACCCTGACCAAGCCGGGGCCCTTCTTCGCGCGCACCCACCAGATGGGCCGCTTCGTCGGTGTAAGGCTTGCGGGCAAGCTCGTCGCCATGGCCGGCGAGCGCATGCGACCTGACGGCTACACCGAGGCCAGCGGCGTCTGTGTCCACCCCGATCATCGCGGCCAGGGCTATGCTGCCCGGCTGTTGCAGGAGGTCACGACACGGATTCTGGCCCGCGGCGAACAGGCCTTCCTGCACAGCTATGCCGACAACACCACGGCCATAAGGCTCTACGAGTCCCTGGGCTATCGCGGACGGGCCGAGGTGATCTTCACGATCCTGACGCGGGCCTGA
- a CDS encoding gamma carbonic anhydrase family protein — translation MTVYSLGALSPTLPAPGEYWIAPTASVMGHVILKKNASIWWGAIARGDNDPIEIGENSNVQDGSVLHTDHGAPLTIGANVTIGHMVMLHGCTIGDGSLIGIGAIVLNGAKIGRNCLIGAGALITEGKEIPDNSMVMGAPGKVVREIGEQHALILQASALHYVENWQRYSRDLTVSGA, via the coding sequence ATGACTGTCTATTCCTTGGGCGCCCTAAGCCCCACACTTCCCGCGCCAGGCGAATACTGGATCGCTCCGACGGCATCGGTCATGGGGCATGTCATTCTCAAGAAGAATGCCAGTATCTGGTGGGGCGCCATTGCTCGCGGGGACAACGATCCGATCGAGATCGGCGAAAACAGCAATGTACAGGACGGGTCAGTACTTCACACCGATCATGGCGCGCCACTGACCATCGGGGCGAATGTGACTATCGGCCACATGGTGATGCTGCACGGATGCACGATCGGTGACGGCTCTCTGATCGGGATCGGAGCAATCGTTCTCAATGGCGCGAAGATCGGCAGGAACTGTCTGATCGGCGCGGGGGCCCTGATCACCGAGGGCAAGGAGATTCCCGACAATTCGATGGTCATGGGGGCTCCGGGCAAGGTGGTGCGCGAGATCGGTGAGCAGCATGCCCTGATCCTGCAGGCCTCGGCCCTGCACTATGTCGAGAACTGGCAGCGCTACAGTCGCGACCTGACCGTGTCCGGTGCCTGA
- a CDS encoding SDR family NAD(P)-dependent oxidoreductase, producing the protein MFEHGRGTMTGRDFDGFTVVVTGASTGLGRAIAVETARRGAGLVVVNFANNAEDAEATARLIEAEGSRAVLVQGDVAQDADCRRIAQAADSTGRIDALFNNAGVTKFAPNHADLDAVDAEDFLRLYSVNVVGAFQMVRAARSLLEAAPQPGAVVNTSSIAGVVGNGSSVPYAASKGAMTTMTLSLARALAPRIRVNAICPGFIDTPWFGKAMDADRVDRLRSGAAAATPLKVASTAEDVAGAAVFLAAPASRHVTGETLLVDAGLHLGGASLSMR; encoded by the coding sequence ATGTTCGAACACGGGAGAGGCACCATGACGGGACGGGACTTCGACGGTTTCACAGTGGTGGTCACCGGGGCCTCTACCGGGCTTGGCCGGGCCATAGCCGTGGAAACCGCCCGACGCGGGGCCGGCCTGGTCGTGGTCAATTTCGCCAACAATGCCGAGGATGCCGAGGCCACCGCGCGCCTGATCGAGGCTGAAGGCTCTCGGGCGGTCCTGGTCCAGGGCGATGTGGCCCAGGACGCCGACTGCCGCCGGATCGCCCAGGCTGCCGATTCGACCGGCCGGATCGATGCGCTGTTCAACAATGCCGGCGTGACCAAGTTCGCGCCGAACCATGCCGACCTGGATGCCGTCGATGCCGAGGACTTCCTGCGGCTCTACAGCGTCAATGTCGTGGGGGCCTTCCAGATGGTCCGCGCGGCACGCTCCCTGCTTGAAGCCGCGCCGCAGCCGGGTGCCGTGGTCAACACGTCGTCGATCGCGGGCGTGGTCGGAAACGGCTCATCCGTGCCCTATGCCGCCTCCAAGGGGGCGATGACGACCATGACCCTGTCCCTGGCGCGGGCCCTCGCGCCCCGCATCCGCGTCAACGCCATCTGCCCCGGCTTCATTGACACGCCCTGGTTTGGCAAGGCCATGGACGCCGACCGGGTGGACCGTCTGAGATCGGGTGCCGCAGCCGCTACGCCGCTCAAGGTGGCCTCAACCGCAGAGGATGTGGCCGGGGCCGCCGTCTTCCTGGCCGCCCCCGCCTCGCGGCACGTCACCGGCGAAACCCTGCTGGTGGACGCCGGCCTGCATCTTGGCGGCGCGAGTCTCTCCATGCGCTAG
- a CDS encoding class I SAM-dependent methyltransferase — protein MTSFYDRHILPRVIGCACGAGAIAKQRAKIVPRAQGRVLELGIGGGLNLAFYDPSRVSSVTGVDPSQGLRDRALAAPRPAGLNVEVLDGEAEQLSFESHSFDTVVCTFTLCSVHQPPAVLSEARRVLKPGGQFLFCEHGLAPDAKVARWQKRLEPIWTPLAGGCRLTRPVGSGITAAGFVLDEIQAFYMPKAPRPLGWCELGVARAA, from the coding sequence ATGACGTCATTCTATGATCGCCACATCCTGCCGCGCGTTATCGGCTGCGCCTGTGGTGCGGGGGCCATTGCCAAACAGCGGGCCAAGATCGTGCCGCGCGCGCAGGGGCGCGTGCTGGAGCTCGGGATCGGCGGGGGGCTCAACCTGGCCTTTTACGATCCCTCGCGTGTCTCCAGCGTGACCGGGGTGGATCCGTCTCAGGGCCTGAGGGACCGGGCCCTGGCGGCACCGCGTCCTGCAGGTTTAAACGTCGAGGTCCTGGACGGGGAAGCCGAACAGCTCAGCTTTGAGTCCCACAGCTTTGATACGGTGGTGTGCACCTTTACCCTCTGTTCGGTACACCAGCCGCCGGCTGTACTCTCCGAGGCCCGACGGGTTCTGAAACCGGGCGGCCAGTTCCTGTTCTGCGAACATGGCTTGGCCCCCGATGCCAAGGTAGCGCGCTGGCAGAAACGGCTTGAGCCGATCTGGACGCCCCTGGCCGGCGGTTGCCGCCTGACCCGTCCCGTGGGCAGCGGGATTACCGCTGCCGGCTTTGTCCTCGACGAGATTCAGGCCTTCTATATGCCCAAGGCACCCCGGCCGCTGGGCTGGTGCGAGCTTGGCGTCGCGCGGGCGGCCTGA
- a CDS encoding nitroreductase family protein, which yields MTGSVPAAPAFGDALPIEASPEVVAFLARRRSASAMTLTAPGPNENQLQDLLRLAARVPDHGKLAPWRFLILRGAAKDVFAERITPLAASQANPVKATAALRKLTRPPVCVAVISRHIPGEIPEWEQRQSASAVCHQMLLGAAALGWGANWITDWYSYDTRALAMLGIAPDEKVAGFVYLGTSTEAPQERPRPDVAAITTEWHPD from the coding sequence TTGACCGGTTCCGTTCCCGCCGCTCCGGCCTTTGGCGATGCCCTGCCGATCGAGGCCTCGCCCGAGGTTGTGGCCTTCCTGGCCCGTCGCCGGTCGGCCTCGGCCATGACCCTGACCGCCCCGGGCCCGAACGAGAACCAGCTTCAGGACCTGCTGCGGCTGGCCGCGCGGGTGCCCGACCACGGCAAGCTCGCGCCATGGCGGTTCCTGATCCTGCGCGGCGCGGCCAAGGACGTCTTCGCTGAACGGATTACCCCCCTCGCCGCCAGTCAGGCCAATCCGGTCAAGGCGACGGCCGCCCTGCGCAAGCTGACCCGTCCGCCGGTCTGCGTGGCGGTGATCTCACGCCACATCCCCGGCGAGATTCCGGAATGGGAGCAGCGTCAGAGTGCCTCCGCCGTCTGCCATCAGATGCTGCTCGGCGCGGCTGCCCTGGGTTGGGGCGCCAACTGGATCACCGACTGGTACAGCTATGATACCCGCGCCCTGGCTATGCTCGGCATAGCACCTGACGAGAAGGTGGCGGGCTTTGTCTATCTGGGCACGTCCACCGAAGCGCCCCAGGAACGGCCAAGGCCGGATGTGGCGGCGATCACGACGGAATGGCACCCGGACTGA
- a CDS encoding PhoH family protein translates to MEAYMTKRALKRMAREGATESGHYGDDAKVRRLPVDIRERGNSWSPLGHDGASRNPDRDQSYLKTIKPKSPGQAELMEAIDKKNLVMALGPAGTGKTYIAIAKAVEALEAGSVARIVLSRPAVEAGESIGYLPGDMEDKLAPYLRPLYDALTDRLSSRRMRALMADGSIEIAPVGFMRGRTLNNAFVVIDEAQNCTYMQLKMLLTRLGWNSTMVVTGDPNQSDLLPGISGLADVAAKFDALENIGVVRLADRDIVRHPLVAEMLGVL, encoded by the coding sequence ATGGAGGCTTACATGACCAAGCGAGCCCTGAAGCGTATGGCGCGCGAAGGCGCGACCGAGAGCGGCCACTATGGTGACGACGCAAAAGTGCGCCGGTTGCCGGTCGATATTCGCGAGCGCGGAAACAGCTGGTCGCCCCTTGGGCATGACGGAGCCTCGCGAAATCCGGATCGAGACCAGAGCTACCTGAAAACCATCAAGCCCAAATCACCTGGCCAGGCCGAACTGATGGAGGCCATCGACAAGAAGAACCTGGTGATGGCCCTGGGCCCTGCAGGCACCGGCAAGACCTATATCGCCATCGCCAAGGCCGTCGAGGCGCTGGAAGCCGGCTCGGTCGCCCGCATCGTCCTGTCGCGCCCCGCCGTCGAGGCCGGCGAGTCGATCGGCTATCTGCCCGGCGACATGGAGGATAAGCTCGCCCCCTATCTGCGGCCCCTCTATGACGCCCTGACCGACCGGCTCTCGAGCCGGCGCATGCGGGCCCTGATGGCCGACGGCTCCATCGAGATCGCCCCGGTCGGCTTCATGCGCGGCCGCACCCTGAACAACGCCTTCGTGGTCATCGATGAAGCCCAGAACTGCACCTACATGCAGCTGAAAATGCTGCTGACCCGCCTGGGCTGGAACTCGACCATGGTGGTGACCGGCGACCCGAACCAGTCCGACCTGCTGCCCGGCATTTCGGGTCTGGCCGACGTGGCCGCCAAGTTCGACGCCCTGGAGAATATCGGCGTGGTTCGCCTCGCCGACCGTGACATCGTTCGCCACCCCCTGGTCGCCGAGATGCTCGGCGTTCTCTAA
- a CDS encoding cysteine hydrolase family protein, whose protein sequence is MTWVPLEPGWVAAERTALLIVDMQVDFAAPEGVIGRLGVDLSTIGPALAAAERLVEAARAAKVPVIFVGLSTTPASDSPAWRERMARRGGNPDIESDLCRAGHAGSDFYGPQPAPGELVIEKTRYSAFHGTGLGQRLRKAGVDTLVLCGLTTECCVDCSARDAFHQDFHVFVPTDACAAYEPDIHEAALKVMGLNFAILTDADAVIASWSGVA, encoded by the coding sequence ATGACCTGGGTGCCGCTGGAACCAGGCTGGGTTGCGGCGGAGCGAACGGCGCTGCTGATCGTCGACATGCAGGTCGACTTTGCGGCGCCGGAAGGGGTCATTGGACGTCTGGGCGTCGATCTTTCCACCATCGGCCCGGCGCTCGCGGCCGCTGAGCGGCTGGTCGAGGCTGCGCGCGCGGCCAAGGTGCCCGTGATCTTTGTGGGCCTGTCGACGACGCCGGCCAGCGATTCTCCGGCGTGGCGCGAGCGGATGGCGCGCCGGGGCGGCAATCCCGACATCGAGAGTGACCTGTGCCGGGCCGGTCATGCGGGCTCCGACTTCTATGGTCCTCAGCCTGCCCCTGGCGAGCTGGTGATCGAGAAAACCCGGTACAGCGCTTTTCACGGCACCGGTCTTGGCCAGCGTTTGCGAAAGGCGGGTGTGGACACTCTGGTCCTGTGCGGCCTGACCACAGAGTGCTGCGTCGACTGTTCGGCGCGTGACGCCTTCCATCAGGACTTTCACGTTTTTGTGCCGACTGATGCCTGTGCGGCCTATGAACCCGATATCCATGAGGCGGCGCTCAAGGTCATGGGCCTGAACTTTGCGATCCTGACGGACGCGGACGCCGTCATTGCCAGCTGGTCCGGCGTGGCCTGA
- a CDS encoding NUDIX domain-containing protein, translating to MSDSSDHARPAWLKPHGKPWGVTSQKVVYDNPWINVTEYQAVAPTGRAALYGKVSFKNQAIGIVPLHEDGTVTLVGQNRFALANYSWELPEGGAPLGEEPLDGAKRELAEEVGLQAADWRQILKLELTNSVTDEIGIGFLAMDLSPADTDPDETEDLAVARVPFSEALDAAVAGYMPDSLTVALLLRVHHMAVRGELPRDLARLVLG from the coding sequence ATGAGCGACAGTTCTGATCACGCCCGACCCGCCTGGCTCAAGCCCCATGGCAAACCCTGGGGCGTCACCAGCCAGAAGGTCGTCTACGACAATCCCTGGATCAATGTGACGGAGTACCAGGCCGTAGCGCCCACAGGCCGGGCGGCGCTCTATGGCAAGGTCAGTTTCAAGAACCAGGCGATCGGTATTGTGCCCCTGCACGAGGACGGCACCGTCACCCTGGTGGGCCAGAACCGCTTCGCCCTGGCCAATTACAGCTGGGAACTGCCCGAAGGCGGCGCGCCCCTGGGTGAGGAACCGCTCGACGGCGCCAAGCGCGAACTGGCCGAGGAGGTCGGGCTGCAGGCGGCTGACTGGCGCCAGATCCTGAAACTGGAACTGACCAACTCGGTGACCGACGAGATCGGCATCGGCTTTCTGGCCATGGACCTTTCGCCGGCCGACACCGACCCGGACGAGACCGAGGACCTGGCGGTCGCCCGCGTGCCGTTCTCCGAGGCGCTCGATGCGGCGGTCGCCGGCTACATGCCCGACTCCCTCACCGTGGCGCTCCTGCTTCGGGTGCACCATATGGCGGTCAGGGGTGAGCTGCCGCGCGATCTCGCCCGACTTGTGCTAGGCTGA
- a CDS encoding DUF3126 family protein, producing MDAASIEKIEKHLKRTFGNPHIAVKARPKQKDSAEVEVAGEFIGVVFQDEDEDGSFMFEMAILAEDLD from the coding sequence GTGGACGCTGCATCCATCGAAAAGATTGAAAAGCACCTGAAGCGCACCTTCGGTAACCCGCACATCGCCGTGAAGGCGCGTCCGAAGCAGAAGGATTCCGCCGAGGTCGAAGTGGCTGGCGAGTTCATCGGCGTTGTCTTCCAGGACGAGGACGAGGACGGCTCGTTCATGTTCGAAATGGCGATCCTGGCCGAAGACCTCGACTAA
- the cysE gene encoding serine O-acetyltransferase, whose protein sequence is MAKRLEVVTEQSTPPVWAALRNQAEHAAKAEPALASLLNAVILSHDNLADALTFQLARKLGDQEMRAMTAREFAAEAFHSDPALVIAAEADLMAVFERDPACKGYVQPFLFFKGFLALQTHRVSHWLWSQGRETLAFYLQSRSSEVFQVDINPAARIGQGVFIDHGTGIVIGETAVVGDDVSMLHGVTLGGTGADRGDRHPKIGRGVLLGAGAKVLGNISVGDFAKVASGSVVLKPVPPHCTAAGVPARIVNCPTCEEPAKSMDQTLSEAVYDYVI, encoded by the coding sequence ATGGCCAAGCGCCTTGAAGTCGTCACCGAGCAGTCGACGCCCCCCGTCTGGGCGGCGCTGCGCAACCAGGCCGAACATGCCGCCAAGGCCGAGCCGGCCCTGGCGTCACTGCTGAATGCGGTGATCCTCAGCCACGACAATCTGGCCGATGCCCTGACCTTCCAGTTGGCCCGCAAGCTGGGCGACCAGGAGATGAGGGCCATGACGGCGCGCGAGTTCGCTGCGGAAGCCTTCCACTCGGACCCGGCCCTGGTGATCGCGGCCGAAGCCGACCTGATGGCCGTGTTCGAGCGCGATCCGGCCTGCAAGGGCTATGTCCAGCCCTTCCTGTTCTTCAAGGGCTTCCTGGCCCTGCAGACCCACCGCGTGTCTCACTGGCTGTGGAGCCAGGGCCGCGAGACCCTGGCCTTCTATCTGCAGAGCCGGTCCAGTGAGGTCTTTCAGGTCGATATCAATCCGGCCGCCCGGATCGGCCAGGGGGTCTTTATCGACCATGGCACCGGCATCGTCATTGGCGAGACGGCGGTGGTCGGCGACGACGTTTCGATGCTGCACGGCGTGACCCTGGGCGGCACCGGTGCCGATCGTGGCGACCGTCACCCCAAGATCGGCCGCGGCGTACTGCTGGGGGCCGGCGCCAAGGTCCTGGGCAATATCAGCGTCGGCGACTTTGCCAAGGTGGCCTCGGGCTCGGTCGTGCTCAAGCCGGTTCCCCCGCACTGCACTGCTGCCGGGGTTCCGGCCCGCATCGTCAACTGCCCGACCTGCGAGGAGCCGGCCAAGTCGATGGACCAGACCCTGTCCGAGGCCGTTTACGACTACGTGATCTGA
- a CDS encoding TorF family putative porin, producing MNIFKIALASAAATVALSGAAMAQDTLKLSYNVGVASDYVFRGVSNTQEDPQIFGGVDATYGIGYAGVWASNVDFGTDDPTAEIDIYAGVKPTVGDTALDFGLVYYGYVDDKGATPGQFSYLELKAAASRPLGPATVGVTVFYSPEFPLEAGKAFYYEVNASLPLAEKLTLTGALGQQEIEFGTDYATWNVGLAYAITPNLTADIRYSDTGVNSLGSIFDERVAFSLKAAF from the coding sequence ATGAACATCTTTAAGATCGCGCTGGCCTCGGCCGCCGCCACCGTTGCCCTGAGCGGCGCCGCCATGGCGCAAGACACCCTGAAGCTTTCCTACAATGTTGGCGTCGCCAGCGACTACGTGTTCCGCGGCGTGAGCAACACCCAGGAAGATCCGCAAATCTTCGGTGGCGTCGATGCCACCTACGGCATCGGCTATGCTGGCGTCTGGGCCTCGAACGTTGACTTCGGCACTGACGATCCGACCGCTGAAATCGACATCTATGCCGGCGTGAAGCCGACCGTGGGCGACACCGCCCTGGACTTCGGTCTGGTCTATTACGGCTATGTCGACGACAAGGGTGCCACCCCCGGCCAGTTCAGCTATCTCGAACTGAAGGCTGCCGCCTCGCGTCCGCTCGGTCCGGCAACCGTCGGCGTTACCGTGTTCTATTCGCCGGAATTCCCGCTCGAAGCCGGCAAGGCCTTCTATTATGAAGTCAACGCCTCGCTACCCCTGGCCGAAAAGCTGACCCTCACGGGCGCCCTCGGCCAGCAGGAAATCGAGTTCGGCACCGACTACGCCACCTGGAATGTTGGCCTCGCCTACGCCATCACCCCGAACCTGACCGCTGACATCCGTTACTCGGACACCGGCGTGAACTCGCTCGGCTCGATCTTCGACGAGCGCGTGGCGTTCAGCCTCAAGGCTGCGTTCTAA
- the queF gene encoding preQ(1) synthase gives MTDLNVTQLGQMVDAPVSPDAAILERVPNPQSDVLYLARFVAPEFTSLCPVTSQPDFAHLVIDYAPGDWLIESKSLKLYLTSFRNHGSFHEDCTVKVARKIVEIAEPRWLRIGGYWYPRGGIPIDVFWQTGPAPEGLWVPDQGVAPYRGRG, from the coding sequence ATGACAGACCTCAACGTCACCCAGCTCGGCCAGATGGTCGATGCACCGGTCAGCCCCGATGCCGCCATCCTCGAGCGCGTGCCCAATCCGCAATCCGACGTGCTCTATCTGGCGCGCTTCGTGGCACCGGAGTTCACCTCGCTGTGTCCGGTGACCAGCCAGCCGGATTTCGCCCACCTGGTCATCGACTATGCCCCGGGTGACTGGCTGATCGAGAGCAAGTCCCTGAAGCTCTACCTGACCAGCTTCCGCAACCACGGCTCTTTCCACGAGGACTGCACGGTCAAGGTCGCTCGCAAGATCGTCGAGATCGCCGAGCCGCGCTGGTTGCGCATCGGTGGCTACTGGTATCCGCGTGGCGGCATTCCGATCGACGTGTTCTGGCAGACGGGCCCGGCCCCGGAGGGGCTGTGGGTGCCCGACCAAGGCGTGGCCCCCTATCGCGGTCGGGGCTAG